A window of Streptomyces sp. DG1A-41 contains these coding sequences:
- the hisD gene encoding histidinol dehydrogenase, with protein sequence MISRIDLRGDALPEGPALRDLLPRAEFDVQAALEKVRPICEDVHHRGDAALIEFAERFDGVRLDQVRVPAAALTRALEELAPAVRAALEESIRRARTVHREQRRSTHTTQVVPGGSVTEKWVPVDRVGLYAPGGRSVYPSSVVMNVVPAQEAGVESIALASPAQAEFNGLPHPTILAACALLGVDEVYAAGGATAVAMFAYGTESCPPAAMVTGPGNIWVAAAKRYFTGRIGIDAEAGPTEIAVLADDTADPVHVASDLISQAEHDPLAAAVLVTDSAELADAVEKELEPQVAATKHVDDRIVPALSGKQSAIVLVDGIDEGLKVVDAYGAEHLEIQTADAAAVADRVRNAGAIFIGPWAPVSLGDYAAGSNHVLPTGGCACHSSGLSVQSFLRGIHIVDYTKDALAEVAHHVVTLAEAEDLPAHGAAIKARFGWKVPESK encoded by the coding sequence GTGATCTCCCGAATCGATCTGCGAGGCGACGCCCTCCCCGAGGGCCCCGCCCTGCGCGACCTGCTGCCCCGAGCCGAGTTCGACGTTCAGGCCGCCCTGGAGAAGGTGCGTCCGATCTGCGAGGACGTGCATCATCGGGGCGACGCGGCGCTGATCGAGTTCGCCGAGCGGTTCGACGGGGTCAGGCTCGACCAGGTGCGGGTACCGGCCGCCGCGCTCACGCGCGCGCTGGAGGAGCTCGCCCCGGCCGTGCGCGCGGCCCTGGAGGAGTCCATCCGCCGCGCCCGGACCGTCCACCGCGAGCAGCGCCGCAGCACGCACACCACCCAGGTCGTGCCCGGCGGCTCCGTGACCGAGAAGTGGGTCCCGGTGGACCGCGTCGGGCTGTACGCGCCCGGCGGCCGGTCCGTGTATCCGTCCTCCGTGGTCATGAACGTGGTGCCCGCCCAGGAGGCCGGCGTCGAGTCCATCGCGCTCGCCTCCCCGGCCCAGGCCGAGTTCAACGGCCTGCCGCACCCGACGATCCTCGCCGCCTGCGCCCTGCTCGGCGTCGACGAGGTCTACGCCGCAGGCGGCGCCACGGCCGTCGCGATGTTCGCGTACGGCACCGAGTCCTGCCCGCCCGCCGCCATGGTCACCGGCCCCGGCAACATCTGGGTCGCCGCCGCCAAGCGCTACTTCACGGGCAGGATCGGCATCGACGCCGAGGCCGGCCCGACCGAGATCGCCGTCCTGGCCGACGACACGGCCGATCCGGTGCACGTCGCCTCCGACCTGATCAGCCAGGCCGAGCACGACCCGCTGGCCGCCGCCGTGCTCGTCACCGACTCCGCCGAGCTCGCGGACGCCGTGGAGAAGGAGCTGGAGCCGCAGGTCGCGGCCACCAAGCACGTCGACGACCGGATCGTCCCGGCCCTGTCCGGCAAGCAGTCCGCTATCGTCCTGGTCGACGGTATCGACGAGGGCCTGAAGGTCGTCGACGCGTACGGCGCCGAGCACCTGGAGATCCAGACGGCCGACGCGGCCGCCGTGGCCGACCGCGTCAGGAACGCCGGCGCGATCTTCATCGGTCCCTGGGCGCCGGTCTCCCTCGGCGACTACGCGGCCGGCTCCAACCACGTCCTGCCCACCGGCGGCTGCGCCTGCCACTCCTCGGGCCTGTCCGTCCAGTCGTTCCTGCGCGGCATCCACATCGTCGACTACACGAAGGACGCGCTGGCCGAGGTCGCGCACCACGTG
- a CDS encoding NYN domain-containing protein, which produces MDRCIVLVDAGYLLGAAASLLAGEPSRSRITVDHTALIQGLRERAESDTQQPLLRIYWFDGAPDRVPQPEHRRLRVMPRVTVRLGALTRSDGRWAQKGVDAAMHAELTELARNRACSDVVLVTGDGDLLPGMMAAKEHGVAVHLWAVQAADGDYNQSEDLVAEADERRVLDRTWITKAVRAKEHTGVCAPQPAPRPEIAAILSAPLPESALAAAAERPAPQPQHPATGPGQNGTQERVPAPKGVPTPKDLAALRAPGTQHTQPPASATLRWSSDKGWVDRPTAEPPEAASMPTLAQLTTAEQRWADREEDITTVGGDPYEVGQVFARRWVERLGDRSHLQKLSGMYPRIPHRVDGELLRYAARFGLLAHKDDQIDEQDRYAIRAGFWKEIGVRTGVEHAPVGE; this is translated from the coding sequence GTGGACCGCTGCATCGTCCTGGTGGACGCGGGGTATCTGCTGGGGGCAGCGGCGAGCCTCCTCGCCGGGGAGCCCTCACGATCCCGTATCACCGTCGACCACACCGCCCTCATCCAGGGGCTGCGCGAACGCGCCGAGTCCGACACGCAGCAGCCGCTGCTGCGCATCTACTGGTTCGACGGCGCCCCCGACCGCGTCCCGCAACCCGAGCACCGCAGGCTGCGCGTGATGCCCCGGGTCACCGTCCGGCTGGGCGCGCTGACCCGCAGCGACGGCCGCTGGGCGCAGAAGGGCGTGGACGCCGCGATGCACGCCGAGCTCACCGAACTGGCCCGCAACCGCGCCTGCTCCGACGTCGTCCTCGTCACCGGCGACGGCGATCTGCTGCCCGGCATGATGGCCGCCAAGGAGCACGGCGTCGCCGTCCACCTGTGGGCCGTGCAGGCCGCCGACGGCGACTACAACCAGTCCGAGGACCTGGTCGCCGAGGCCGACGAGCGGCGCGTCCTGGACCGCACCTGGATCACCAAGGCCGTCCGCGCCAAGGAGCACACCGGCGTGTGCGCCCCACAGCCCGCGCCCCGGCCCGAGATCGCCGCGATCCTCTCCGCCCCGCTGCCCGAGTCCGCGCTCGCCGCCGCGGCCGAGCGGCCCGCCCCGCAACCGCAGCACCCCGCAACCGGCCCCGGGCAGAACGGCACGCAGGAGCGGGTGCCCGCCCCCAAAGGCGTCCCCACGCCCAAAGACCTGGCCGCCCTGCGCGCCCCCGGCACCCAGCACACCCAGCCCCCCGCCTCCGCCACCCTCCGCTGGTCCTCCGACAAAGGCTGGGTCGACCGGCCCACGGCCGAGCCCCCCGAGGCTGCCTCGATGCCGACGCTCGCCCAGCTGACCACGGCCGAGCAGCGGTGGGCCGACCGCGAGGAGGACATCACCACCGTCGGCGGCGACCCCTACGAGGTGGGGCAGGTCTTCGCCCGGCGCTGGGTGGAGCGCCTCGGCGACCGGAGCCACCTCCAGAAACTGTCCGGGATGTACCCGCGCATCCCGCACCGCGTCGACGGGGAGCTGCTGCGCTACGCCGCACGCTTCGGCCTGCTCGCCCACAAGGACGACCAGATCGACGAGCAGGACCGGTACGCCATCCGGGCCGGTTTCTGGAAGGAGATCGGCGTGCGCACGGGAGTGGAGCACGCGCCCGTCGGCGAATGA
- a CDS encoding oxidoreductase yields the protein MRAGELPDDLTAAEAGMWQAFRNGSEYDLSSGDSVVDDPHGGHPWGEDRTVRARIVCWLLLDGPPALAGRVSSLKLTGVLISGSLDLAGGTVVPYVQMRQCRFEEDVLLPEARFTTVRMVDCSVPRLEAARVQTEGDLHLPRCRFHRGIRLTDAQIGTDLMLNQAIVHRDRSGRSIAADGLTVGQDLQAELLESHGELSLRAATIGVSLSLRGARLANPCERLAFNAPQLTVERSLYLTPAGVGAQAMSGMTPARGTRIQRFACEGGIRLDDGRFGDAVDFERARFTLTDDQELSLRRVQTPELRFLGEHPARGRVVMSGAKIVNLMDRADAWPGPGRLHMGGFAYENLVPRGPFPLSERLDWVAAATAEYNPEPYERLAAVLRAGGEDEDAREVLLAKQRRHREGLPPAAKLWGYAQDWTVAYGYRPARAAVWMAVLWAAGSLAFAQAGHPPLKRGEHPEWNPTLFTLDLLLPVIDLGQVGFWQLRGGWQWLATAMILLGWILATTVAAGATRLLRRN from the coding sequence GTGCGTGCCGGGGAGCTGCCCGACGACCTGACCGCGGCCGAGGCCGGAATGTGGCAGGCGTTCCGCAACGGCAGCGAGTACGACCTGAGCAGCGGCGACTCGGTGGTGGACGATCCGCACGGCGGCCACCCCTGGGGCGAGGACCGGACCGTGCGGGCCCGGATCGTCTGCTGGCTGCTCCTGGACGGCCCACCCGCCCTGGCCGGCCGGGTGTCGTCGCTGAAGCTGACCGGCGTGCTGATCAGCGGCTCGCTGGACCTCGCGGGCGGCACGGTGGTGCCGTACGTCCAGATGCGCCAGTGCCGGTTCGAGGAGGACGTGCTGCTGCCGGAGGCGCGTTTCACGACCGTACGGATGGTGGACTGCTCGGTGCCGCGGCTGGAGGCGGCCCGGGTGCAGACGGAGGGCGATCTGCATCTGCCGCGCTGTCGCTTCCACCGCGGCATCCGGCTGACGGACGCGCAGATCGGCACGGACCTGATGCTCAACCAGGCGATCGTGCACCGGGACCGCAGCGGCCGGTCGATCGCCGCGGACGGCCTGACCGTCGGCCAGGACTTACAGGCCGAGCTGCTGGAGTCGCACGGCGAGCTGAGCCTGCGCGCCGCCACCATCGGCGTCTCCCTGAGCCTGCGCGGCGCCCGCCTGGCCAATCCCTGCGAGCGGCTCGCCTTCAACGCCCCGCAGCTGACCGTCGAGCGCAGCCTGTATCTGACCCCGGCGGGCGTCGGCGCCCAGGCGATGAGCGGGATGACCCCGGCGCGCGGGACGCGGATCCAGCGGTTCGCGTGCGAGGGCGGGATCCGGCTGGACGACGGGCGATTCGGCGACGCGGTCGACTTCGAGCGGGCCAGATTCACCCTCACCGACGACCAGGAGCTGTCGCTGCGCCGGGTGCAGACGCCGGAGCTGCGGTTCCTCGGCGAGCATCCCGCGCGCGGGCGTGTCGTGATGTCGGGAGCGAAGATCGTCAACCTGATGGACCGCGCGGACGCCTGGCCCGGCCCGGGGCGGTTGCACATGGGCGGCTTCGCCTACGAGAATCTCGTGCCGCGCGGGCCGTTCCCGCTGTCCGAGCGGCTGGACTGGGTGGCGGCGGCGACCGCCGAGTACAACCCGGAGCCGTACGAGCGGCTCGCGGCCGTACTGCGGGCCGGCGGAGAGGACGAGGACGCCCGCGAGGTGCTGCTCGCCAAGCAGCGCCGGCACCGGGAGGGCCTGCCGCCGGCCGCCAAGCTGTGGGGCTACGCGCAGGACTGGACGGTCGCCTACGGGTACCGGCCGGCCCGGGCCGCGGTGTGGATGGCGGTGCTGTGGGCGGCGGGCTCGCTCGCCTTCGCGCAGGCCGGGCACCCGCCGCTGAAGCGGGGCGAGCATCCGGAGTGGAACCCCACGCTGTTCACGCTCGATCTGCTGCTGCCCGTCATCGACCTCGGCCAGGTGGGCTTCTGGCAGCTGCGCGGGGGCTGGCAGTGGCTGGCGACGGCGATGATCCTGCTGGGCTGGATCCTGGCGACGACGGTGGCGGCGGGGGCGACGCGGTTGCTGCGGCGCAACTGA
- the ybaK gene encoding Cys-tRNA(Pro) deacylase produces MAKKSKKQQQQGGTPATVALTAAGVEFTVHSYDHDPSHPSYGEEAAEAMGVSPDRVFKTLVADVDGALTVAVVPVAGQLDLKALAAAVGGKRATMADPTLAERTTGYVRGGISPLGQRKKLPTVLDASASSHPTICVSAGRRGLEVELSPEDLAKLTAAVLAPVGRT; encoded by the coding sequence ATGGCGAAGAAGTCGAAGAAGCAGCAACAGCAGGGCGGCACCCCCGCGACGGTCGCCCTCACGGCGGCGGGCGTGGAGTTCACGGTTCACTCCTACGACCACGACCCCTCCCACCCTTCCTACGGCGAGGAGGCGGCCGAGGCGATGGGCGTCTCCCCGGACCGCGTCTTCAAGACCCTGGTGGCGGACGTCGACGGCGCGCTGACCGTCGCGGTGGTCCCGGTGGCGGGGCAGCTGGACCTGAAGGCCCTGGCAGCGGCGGTGGGCGGCAAACGCGCGACGATGGCCGACCCGACACTGGCGGAACGCACGACGGGCTATGTCAGGGGCGGTATCTCGCCGCTGGGCCAGCGCAAGAAGCTCCCGACGGTGCTGGACGCGTCGGCGTCGTCCCACCCGACGATCTGCGTCTCGGCGGGCAGGAGGGGCCTGGAGGTGGAACTGTCCCCGGAGGACCTTGCCAAGCTGACAGCAGCGGTGCTGGCTCCTGTCGGACGCACCTAG
- a CDS encoding ABC transporter permease, protein MSVVPADVLPGSALAVEEPAACAAELGPRARLWPSLAAVYRAQLSRARVARIPLLFVATFQSIGIMILMRGVVDDGAEAQAVVAGSSVLVVAFVALNLLAQYFGQLRASGGLDHYATLPVPPAAVVLGAAGAYASFTVPGTVVTAVFGCVLFGLPLAHLWILVAVIPLAGAALAGLGAALGLLAPRPELATLLGQMGMSAALLLGVLPAERMPEVVRFARDLLPSTYGVEAFARTFGPNPDWAFVLGDLAVCALVGVVSLAVATWAYRRAAVR, encoded by the coding sequence GTGAGTGTCGTACCCGCCGATGTCCTGCCGGGCAGTGCCCTGGCCGTGGAGGAGCCCGCCGCGTGCGCGGCCGAGCTCGGTCCTCGGGCGCGGCTGTGGCCGTCGCTGGCGGCCGTGTACCGGGCGCAGCTGTCCCGGGCGCGGGTCGCGCGGATCCCGCTGCTGTTCGTGGCGACCTTCCAGTCGATCGGGATCATGATCCTTATGCGCGGGGTCGTGGACGACGGGGCGGAGGCCCAGGCGGTCGTCGCCGGGTCGTCGGTCCTGGTGGTCGCCTTCGTCGCGCTGAACCTCCTCGCGCAGTACTTCGGGCAGCTGCGGGCCAGCGGCGGACTCGACCACTACGCGACGCTGCCGGTGCCGCCGGCGGCGGTGGTGCTGGGCGCGGCGGGCGCGTACGCGTCGTTCACCGTGCCGGGGACCGTCGTGACGGCGGTGTTCGGCTGTGTGCTGTTCGGGCTGCCGCTGGCCCATCTGTGGATCCTCGTGGCCGTGATCCCGCTCGCGGGCGCCGCGCTCGCCGGGCTGGGAGCGGCGCTGGGGCTGCTCGCGCCCCGGCCGGAGCTGGCCACGCTGCTCGGGCAGATGGGCATGTCGGCGGCGCTGCTGCTGGGCGTGCTGCCGGCAGAGCGGATGCCGGAGGTCGTGCGGTTCGCGCGGGATCTGCTGCCGTCGACGTACGGGGTGGAGGCCTTCGCGCGGACGTTCGGGCCGAACCCCGACTGGGCCTTCGTGCTCGGTGATCTCGCCGTGTGCGCGTTGGTGGGCGTCGTCTCGCTGGCCGTGGCGACCTGGGCGTACCGCCGGGCGGCCGTCCGGTGA
- a CDS encoding LON peptidase substrate-binding domain-containing protein encodes MTTVRLPLFPLNSVLFPGLVLPLNVFEERYRAMMRELLKTPEDEPRRFAVVAIRDGHEVAPSAPGMPDSTSLPERGPAAGFGTDPAEAFHKVGCIADAATIRERTDGSFEVLATGTTRVRLVSVEASGPFLTAELETLPEEPGDEASPLAEGVLRSFRQYQKRLAGARERSLTTDADLPDEPGVVSYLVAAAMMLDTPTKQRLLQAPDTASRLRDELKLLRSETAIIRNLPSLPASDLTRGPTSLN; translated from the coding sequence GTGACCACCGTCCGGCTCCCCCTCTTCCCCCTGAACTCGGTGCTGTTCCCGGGGCTCGTGCTCCCGCTCAACGTCTTCGAGGAGCGGTATCGCGCCATGATGCGCGAGCTGCTGAAGACGCCGGAGGACGAGCCGCGTCGGTTCGCCGTCGTGGCGATCCGCGACGGCCACGAGGTGGCCCCGAGCGCGCCCGGCATGCCCGACTCCACGTCCCTGCCCGAGCGGGGGCCCGCCGCCGGCTTCGGCACGGACCCGGCCGAGGCGTTCCACAAGGTGGGCTGCATCGCGGACGCGGCGACGATCCGGGAGCGGACCGACGGCTCCTTCGAGGTGCTGGCGACCGGCACGACCCGGGTGCGACTGGTCTCGGTGGAGGCGTCGGGCCCCTTCCTGACGGCCGAGCTGGAGACGCTGCCGGAGGAACCCGGCGACGAGGCGTCGCCGCTGGCCGAGGGGGTGCTGCGGTCCTTCCGCCAGTACCAGAAGCGGCTGGCGGGCGCGCGGGAACGGTCCCTGACGACCGACGCCGACCTGCCCGACGAGCCCGGCGTGGTGTCGTACCTGGTGGCCGCGGCGATGATGCTGGACACCCCCACCAAGCAGCGCCTGCTCCAGGCGCCCGACACGGCCTCCCGCCTGCGCGACGAGCTGAAACTCCTTCGCTCCGAGACGGCCATCATCCGTAATCTGCCGTCGTTGCCGGCGTCGGACCTGACGCGCGGCCCGACGAGTCTCAACTGA
- a CDS encoding AAA family ATPase — MTAPLNPPPPPHERSAREAWQPPAAGPVAPGSQQAEYAGHGWYGQDDGPGMKTEVREAGVVAVAVALGGVLLGVLWWWLAPHVPLVGDVVEGNWVVYLKDTEGEQAVGVDGTFTLLALAFGVVSALVVFLLRRRGGVPLVVGLAVGGLLGSLLAWRVGVWLGPAEDVVARAREVGRGVTFSAPLKLGAKGALLAWPLAALVLHLGLTALFGPRDPEPEFGHSPYEAPPAA; from the coding sequence GTGACCGCACCACTGAATCCGCCACCGCCGCCGCATGAACGTTCCGCACGGGAGGCGTGGCAGCCACCGGCCGCCGGGCCTGTGGCGCCAGGGTCGCAGCAGGCCGAGTACGCCGGGCACGGCTGGTACGGGCAGGACGACGGGCCCGGGATGAAGACGGAAGTACGCGAGGCCGGCGTGGTCGCCGTGGCGGTGGCGCTCGGCGGGGTGCTGCTGGGTGTGCTGTGGTGGTGGCTCGCGCCGCACGTGCCGCTGGTCGGTGACGTGGTCGAGGGGAACTGGGTCGTCTACCTCAAGGACACCGAGGGGGAGCAGGCCGTCGGGGTCGACGGCACGTTCACGCTGCTCGCGCTGGCCTTCGGGGTCGTCAGCGCCCTCGTCGTGTTTCTGCTGCGGCGGCGTGGGGGTGTGCCGCTGGTGGTGGGGCTGGCCGTCGGGGGGCTGCTCGGGTCGTTGCTGGCCTGGCGGGTCGGGGTGTGGCTCGGGCCTGCGGAGGATGTGGTCGCGCGTGCGCGGGAAGTGGGGCGGGGGGTGACGTTTTCCGCGCCGTTGAAGTTGGGGGCGAAGGGGGCGTTGCTGGCCTGGCCGCTTGCCGCGTTGGTGTTGCATCTCGGGTTGACGGCGTTGTTCGGGCCTCGGGATCCGGAGCCGGAGTTCGGGCACTCGCCTTATGAGGCACCGCCTGCGGCATAG
- a CDS encoding ABC transporter ATP-binding protein — protein sequence MCAVRGLTKTYPAVRARRGAPGTPEVRATDDVTLDIRRGEIFGLLGPNGAGKSTLVRQLTGLMRPDRGSVEILGHDIVRHPERAARILAYLGQESTALDELTVSLATETTGRLRGLDVRRARAERDDVLDELGLAPLAGRPLKKLSGGQRRLACFAAALVGERPLLVLDEPTTGMDPVARRAVWSAVDRRRAERGTTVLLVTHNVIEAETVLDRVAVLDRGRVIACDTPTGLKEQVAGEVRVDLVWRDAAPLHVPEVAALRDRAVESGRLWTLRLGPEEARAVVATVTGGAAFAALDDFTLATPSLEDVYLALGGAVQQGLVKA from the coding sequence GTGTGCGCGGTGCGCGGGCTGACCAAGACCTATCCGGCGGTACGCGCCCGGCGCGGCGCGCCCGGAACACCCGAGGTCCGAGCCACGGACGACGTGACGCTGGACATCCGCCGCGGCGAGATCTTCGGCCTGCTCGGGCCGAACGGCGCCGGCAAGTCCACCCTCGTACGGCAGCTCACCGGGCTGATGCGGCCCGACCGCGGCAGCGTGGAGATCCTCGGGCACGACATCGTGCGCCACCCGGAGCGGGCCGCGCGGATCCTCGCCTACCTCGGGCAGGAGTCGACCGCCCTCGACGAGCTGACCGTGTCGCTCGCCACCGAGACCACCGGGCGGCTACGTGGCCTGGACGTACGGCGGGCGCGGGCCGAGCGGGACGACGTACTCGACGAGCTGGGGCTCGCGCCGCTCGCCGGGCGGCCGCTGAAGAAGCTCTCCGGGGGCCAGCGGCGCCTGGCGTGCTTCGCCGCCGCGCTGGTGGGGGAGCGGCCGCTGCTCGTCCTCGACGAGCCGACCACCGGCATGGACCCGGTGGCGCGGCGGGCCGTGTGGTCCGCCGTCGACCGGCGGCGGGCCGAGCGCGGGACGACCGTGCTGCTCGTCACCCACAACGTCATCGAGGCCGAGACCGTGCTGGACCGGGTGGCCGTCCTCGACCGGGGGCGGGTGATCGCCTGCGACACGCCGACCGGGCTCAAGGAGCAGGTTGCCGGCGAGGTGCGGGTCGACCTGGTGTGGCGGGACGCGGCGCCGCTGCACGTCCCCGAGGTGGCCGCGCTGCGGGACCGGGCCGTGGAGTCTGGCCGTCTGTGGACGCTCCGGCTCGGGCCCGAGGAGGCCCGGGCGGTCGTCGCCACCGTCACCGGAGGGGCCGCCTTCGCCGCCCTGGACGACTTCACGCTGGCCACGCCGAGCCTGGAGGACGTGTACCTGGCCCTGGGCGGTGCCGTGCAGCAGGGGCTGGTGAAGGCGTGA